The following proteins come from a genomic window of Sphingobium cloacae:
- the queF gene encoding preQ(1) synthase, with product MTDMPPPIHLGQTSALPQRPEEAVLDYVPNPRPGKPYLVRFTAPEFTSLCPVTGQPDFAHLVIDYAPAATIVESKSLKLFLGAFRNHAAFHEDCTVGIGERLFTEMEPLWLRIGGYWYPRGGIPIDVFWQSGDPPAGLWLPPQDVPGYRGRG from the coding sequence ATGACCGACATGCCCCCCCCGATCCACCTCGGCCAGACCAGCGCGCTGCCGCAGCGCCCGGAAGAGGCCGTCCTCGACTATGTTCCCAATCCCCGTCCGGGAAAGCCCTATCTGGTGCGCTTCACCGCGCCGGAATTCACCTCGCTCTGCCCGGTGACGGGCCAGCCCGACTTCGCCCATCTGGTGATCGACTATGCGCCCGCCGCGACCATCGTCGAATCGAAGTCGCTGAAGCTCTTCCTCGGCGCCTTCCGCAACCATGCCGCCTTCCATGAGGATTGCACCGTCGGCATCGGCGAGCGGCTCTTCACCGAGATGGAGCCGCTCTGGCTCCGCATCGGCGGCTACTGGTATCCGCGCGGCGGCATCCCCATCGACGTGTTCTGGCAGTCGGGTGATCCGCCCGCCGGGCTATGGCTCCCCCCGCAGGACGTGCCGGGCTATCGCGGCCGGGGCTGA
- the sseA gene encoding 3-mercaptopyruvate sulfurtransferase — protein MDILVSTDWLAGELGKDDLRIVDASLFLPGAPRDPRAEFEQAHIPGAAFLDLPTLADPDDPRPGMLPTDAFMEERCRALGIDADSRIIVYDNSPTHSAARGWWMMRLYGVGRGAAILDGGLPKWVAEGRPVESGAVTPAPGNAVARRAAGQVRTMDELIANVQSRAEQVIDARGAARFTGEEKEPRPGMASGHIPGSRNLPSSALFNADNSMKTGDELRRLFDRAGLDMSRPAVTTCGSGVTAAILLAGLELLGKRDVTLYDGSWSEWGLDPATPKATGVA, from the coding sequence ATGGACATATTGGTTTCGACCGACTGGCTGGCCGGGGAACTGGGCAAGGACGACCTTCGGATCGTCGACGCCAGCCTGTTCCTGCCCGGCGCGCCCCGCGATCCCCGCGCGGAGTTCGAGCAGGCGCATATTCCGGGCGCGGCCTTCCTCGACCTGCCGACGCTGGCCGATCCCGACGATCCCCGGCCCGGCATGTTGCCGACCGACGCCTTCATGGAGGAAAGATGCCGGGCGCTGGGCATCGACGCGGACAGCCGCATCATCGTCTATGACAACAGCCCGACGCACAGCGCGGCGCGGGGGTGGTGGATGATGCGGCTCTATGGCGTGGGCCGGGGCGCGGCGATCCTGGACGGGGGCCTGCCCAAATGGGTGGCGGAGGGCCGTCCGGTCGAAAGCGGCGCGGTGACGCCTGCGCCGGGCAACGCCGTGGCGCGGCGCGCGGCGGGGCAGGTGCGGACGATGGACGAACTGATCGCCAATGTGCAGAGCCGCGCCGAGCAAGTGATCGACGCGCGCGGGGCGGCGCGCTTCACCGGCGAGGAGAAGGAGCCGCGCCCCGGCATGGCTTCGGGCCATATTCCGGGGTCGCGCAACCTGCCCTCCTCCGCCCTGTTCAACGCCGACAACAGCATGAAGACGGGGGATGAGTTGCGCCGGCTGTTCGATCGGGCGGGGCTGGACATGAGCCGCCCGGCCGTCACAACCTGCGGCAGCGGGGTGACGGCGGCGATCCTGCTGGCGGGGCTGGAACTGCTGGGGA